The following DNA comes from Scyliorhinus canicula chromosome 26, sScyCan1.1, whole genome shotgun sequence.
ccccaaccctcccagcaacccccctaatgtttgatgtgatccaattctcgaaagtgcataatgaataacgcccatgaattgtagagcccctccgggcttcccctcagttcaaattccagcaggtccccccaccacgccagggcacagggtggagaggttgccctccatcccatcaggatccgccttcaggcgatcaacaaggcgaaggctacagcatctgcctccgcgccccgtttccaaccccggctggtccgacaccccgaatatagcctcccgggggcccgggtccagcttcacgtgcagcactttagagattaccctaaacatctccttccagtaatccttatCTTTGGTCAACACCAAAACATCAGATCACAATTATTGACAGGCCCGAGAGGCCTTCTCCAGATCCTATTTATGTTCATAGAatccagtggctagcactggtgcctcgcggcgccgaggacccgggttcgatcccggccctgggtcactgttcgtgtgacgtttacacattctccccgtgtctgtggggggtctcatgtgcagggtgggtgaattggccaggctacattaacccctaattggaaaaaaaagaattggatactccaattttttttaaaaagcagattaTCGAGCTTGGCTGTGATGCCTCTCCAGTCAAATAGCCCGCCGCTCCGTGTAGCCCGAGCACATGCGACGCAAAAGGATCATCTGAACGAAGTTTCCAGCCGTCATTGACCCGCTGCTTCTGTAGTCCAACAACGAGGAGGTTCATGGAATCGCTTGATCAGGGTGTTGCCTGCATCACCTTCGCACTTCTAGTTATTGTCTCCGAGAGATGTTTCACTGCCCAGCCTTTCCGCCCTCAAACTCCTGCCCCGCTGGTAATAAATCTCGTCTCCCAAAGTTTGTTTATCCAACTTGCCGCTGCCTAGTAGATAAACCTCACGTTGACAATGTTATCGACCAAACTGTGACAGTCGCTGTGAATTCCTTCAGATTTCTTGTTTCAATCTTTGAACTGAAAGTTTGTAACATCGCAGCTATTGCTGGTATAGctgtggttcccccccccccccccccccccccccaaatccgctGTGACTGTGGAGTGAGTACAGAAAGATGTGAGCCAGTTTGAAATACCAGTGGGAAGCCACAGGCAGACAGGAGGGTCCTctcctctcagggtctgggcggaccctctactcactcgcaatcgattgggtctcttcccaatcgattgatttgaattccccagtagcggggcagttgctcgatcactggggcggttcttgggacttattgttttgggcttctttggcgccgaaaagtctggccttccattgaatgtatcgattagtgttaacttgtttcttttgtgcttggggatcacctcattagtatgctaacttgttttttttcacagtgctgtctggtttctgcagcggtcagaatacacaagcgcttttgcaagctgcctgcttttgcaacatgtccactttcccagcattctttgtaatcttccattttgtgttgggcagtggccaccccaggtggctacactagggGGCGGGAACCGATTTTCTCAGGCAGTTCTGTCGCCGCCTCAGGGCCTTCCGTCCAAATAACGGGGTGGGAACCCGCTCCCCAGTGCTGCCGGCCCAGTCAGATAGCCAGAGGTCCAGCACTGCCGCCCGTGGAACGGATGCCAGGGTCATTGTCGTCCGGGGGGAAGGGAAGCTCTTCGTAGGCCAAAGTGTGTACAACATGGAGGCTCtcttccacctcccctccccctcctccccagaatGCACTGGGACGATGTCAGGGTTTAATCACCCCTACTGGCACAAGCCCCCCCCGCCGTCACCACTGTGGAAATGCCCAGTCAAattggcagccggccaatggggtttcccattgtggacacccccacgccctcgggaaatccgcgggcgttaGAGCACCGCTGGTGAAGCCGAGGACCCcgacgacggagaatcccgccgcgcaCCTTTTTCGTGCGGGTGCCGTGTCCCCAACGGCCTACAATTTTCCCAGTTCCTCTTCCCCACCCGTCGTGAGCCCTGGAGTGgctttggcagttttccaatctggaacagttcctgaatCGGGAGAattgatttgggcagcacggtagcattgtggatagcacagtggcttcacagctccagggtcccagggttcgattcccggctggggtcactgtctgtgcggagtctgcacatcctccccgtgtgtgcgtgggtttcctccgggagctccggtttcctcccacagtccaaagatgtgcgggttaggtggattggccatgataaattgcccttagtgtccaaaattgtctttagtgttgggtggggtttctgggttattgggatagggtggaggtgttgaccttgggtagggtgctctttccaagagccggtgcagactcgatgggccgaatggcctccttctgcactgtaaattgtatgaattGCGAGTGATCACTCGGTGGGCttcctggattacagggatagggtggaggtgtgggcttaggcagcATTATCTtcccgagggccggtgcagactcgatgggccgaatggcctccttctgcactgtagattctacaaTCTCGAGCAAAACTCTTCTCATGTTTGTAGGAAACGTGAGTTCCTGGAGATGAGTCAATCTCTATCTtaatgttaactctattttctACTTACATCAGGGAGGTTCCCCTGTCTGATTTATTTTTAGTTTTCCTTCCCTCTTTTTATATCCTTTTCCTCTACTGCGATGACATTTCCTGAATTCTGACTCCAATCTGTCTCCGAATGGAAGGGGCCCACATTAACCTTACTCATCCTCTTTCTGGAAGTATGACTGGAAAACCTTTAGTGTTGTCCTTGCCTCGCTTCACAGTGAATGAGCCatggaatttacagggcagaaggaggccattcagcccatcgagtctgcaccgaccctctgaaagagcaccttagctAGGCCCACTTGCCCGCCCTATCCTCGCAACCagacctaacctgcccatccccaaagggacaatttatcacggccaatccacctaacctgcacatctttgggctgcgggaggaaaccggagcacccggacgaaacccacgcacacacaggggagaacgtgcaaactccgcacagtcacccaaggccggaatcgaacccggatccctggcgctctgaggcagcagtgctaaccactgtgccaccccaaatttATTTTGGGAGTTTGAACGACTTTCTTCGTACCCTTTTGCTTGTCTTTAGATTGCTTCAAGTCAATTGCTAGCCACTGTTCACAGTATTTTTTTTGCTCACTTTGAATTAAGTCAAATCCTGACCCAAatcctttttattctttcatggggtgtggctGGCTAGGCCccaggatttgttgcccatccctagttgccccttgagaaggcggtgggtgagccgccttcttgagccgctgcagtccgtgaggtgtaggtactcccacagtgctgttagggagttccaggattttgacccagcgacagtgaaggaacggccgatatatttccaagtcggggcggtgagtgacttggaggggaacctccaggtggtggggttcccaggtatctgctgcccttgtccttctagatggtagaggccgtgggtttggaaggtgctgcctaaggagccttggtgagttgctgcagtgcatcttgtagatggtacacacggctgccactgtgcgtcggtggtggagggagtgaatgtttgtggatggggtggccgatcaagcggggctgctttgtcctggatggtgtggagctttttTTTTGTTCATCGTAAAAAAAGACAAACATTTATTCTCAGTTTATTAGACTTCATTAAGTATACAGAAACATTTCAAAACCGTGTAGGCATCAGCTCTCTGGATATATCATCTGCTGTTGACAACACTGGGACCATCTTTTTATATCTGCTATCTGTTCTGCTTCTTATGTTGGGCGTTCACGGGGTCTTGTGACAATGTTCCACCACAGTGGAGGACGGTCACCCTCCTTCCGAGCAGGGGGCAGAGCCTCACTCTGAGGATTAGTAGTCACTTCCTCTTTCAATTGCTTCACCTCTTTCTCCCAACTCTGGAAACGCAGGTTCTTCCATTGCTCTCGCTTGGCAAAGTAATCTGGATACATTGCCTTCTCAGACGGATGCCAAAAATCCAGATAGGATTCAGGTGTCTTGTAGCAATCATATCTCTCATAAGACGTGCCTCCTGGTGCATTGGGGAAAATGTAGGGCTGCGGGTGCTGCTTTGACCAGAATTCCTCCTCACCAGCTTCCAGCAGCTTAGTCGCCTTTATCATGTGTTTTTCATCTTTATGCTCATCGAATCTTGCTCGCAGCATGCAGGCATAAAAACGGTACTTGTCCCTGAATATGCACCAGGATTCCAAGTGCCGCAGGGCCCTTTTGTAAAGTCGAAGTACTTTCTGCTGGTG
Coding sequences within:
- the LOC119957528 gene encoding NADH dehydrogenase [ubiquinone] 1 beta subcomplex subunit 9-like — translated: MVAYLTHQQKVLRLYKRALRHLESWCIFRDKYRFYACMLRARFDEHKDEKHMIKATKLLEAGEEEFWSKQHPQPYIFPNAPGGTSYERYDCYKTPESYLDFWHPSEKAMYPDYFAKREQWKNLRFQSWEKEVKQLKEEVTTNPQSEALPPARKEGDRPPLWWNIVTRPRERPT